Below is a window of Sus scrofa isolate TJ Tabasco breed Duroc chromosome 3, Sscrofa11.1, whole genome shotgun sequence DNA.
cacccatagccactcctcacttaatctcacaataaaagcagtgtggtttcttgaggcagggctcttggtccctgagaccttgagtccctggctcccacctatacttaagataaatgtcccagtgtcttgttttatgttaactatttttccttaagttccacagcacccgttcttcagccccatcctgctgagctggccccggcaggattcattaaccactgagccacgacgggaactcctgatggctCTTCTTTTAAAGAGGTACTTGCTCTATGCATTTCTCTTATCGCTAATGAGAAGGCCTAATTCCTCACCTGGCGCATACACTTGTAGCCATGGAAGCCATCAGCACAAACACACTGCAAGAGACCAGGACCATCAGGAGCACAAGATCCATTCTCAGGACACGTTTCTAGAaaccagagaaaaacagagaccaTCACTGGATTTCATTAATATGTTTCCCAAATATCTGCTTCAATTTAGATTCTCCCAACTATTTTTAGGTCAAAGTAGAGAGGAAAGAAGATTATAGATCATCAGaatgtcatcatcatcataaaaaatcattttgagacCTCTTCTTTCCAAAGGATTAAAGCTTCTGAAACCTGAACAAAAGGCACTTAAGCAGTGTGACTGTCTTTCTGACCTAAAGTGATGAAGACAAGGGAGGAAGGGCAGTTTCCAGAAGGGTGAAGGTGAGACAACATACCTGGGTCCCCAGTGCTGTTGCAAAGGTTCGTTGTCCTTGGCAGGTTTGGTTGGTTATATAAAAAGTGACAACATCCCAGGCATTGATACCTCCCGGACAGTTGACACCTTGTGGCAGTATCCTGAACACAACACAGACAGTCATGTATGCAGCCCAAAGTTGCTGAGCTCACAGTGCTGCCTGTCTTTGATTTTCTCCCCTGCCCCATACCCTTACTCACAGAGTCTGGAGCTGGGTAAAGCCACGGAAGGTGTTGGCCCAGTCGCCCTCGAAGGGGTTTGCCTGCAGGTCTCTGCAAAGCGTACACGTTAGCACTGTGCTCTAGGAAAACACTCTCCTTCCATGCATGCATCTTGCTGAACTGATAAACCAGTTCTCATGCTGAGTTGTTCAAGTGTAGAGAATATGCAACCATTTTCTTAGGAGTCCATCCTCAAAGACTTTCCCATAAACCCTTTGCCATAGGGCACATTTTTGGGAGGAAGGATAACTAACAACTTACATGATGACAGCAGTATGTGCCTGAGCAAAGTCCGGACCAGGGTCCTTCAGAGAACAGTTCTGGAGATCCAGCCTGAGGGAAATAAAGTAATCCATGAAAGTATATGTGTCACCCCTTCCTCTAAGGTAAACGAATACAACCCCCCTTTATGTTAATTGAACATAGGTGTGCCAAGGCCACACACCAGGTACTCTAGTAGGGTGTGAGTGGACAAAGAATTGGGAGGAATGTTGGAAAGGTGGGTTGGGCCTGTCTGTGGTAGTTCCTGGTTTGAACTTGATACTGGGGCAACAGACCATTTAAgtctaattttgtcttttttttttttttttttttttttgccttttctagggcgctccctcggcatacagagcttcccaggctaggggtctaatcggagctgtaggtggcctacgccacagccacagcagcgtggcatccgagcctcgtctgtgacctacaccacagctcacggcaacgccggatccttaacccactgagcaaggccagggattgaacccaccacttcatggttcctagttggatttgttaaccactgagccatgacaggaactcctaagtctaattttgttttttatttcattttattttttattttatggccataccacagtatatggaaggtcccaagctggggattgaattcaagccacgaatgcaacctatgctgcaagtgcagctatGCGGTATTCATTAAGCTCCTgggccagaccagggattgaacctgagcctctcAAGAGACCCTAgcggctgcagtcagattcttaaaccactgtgccatggtgggaactccctaagcctAATTTTAAAGCCAGAGAGtaataatggagaaaagttgGTTTCAGaaagtttaatataaagaatttagGTAGATCAGGGAAAGAGGAGAATGGAAGCAAGACATCTGACATCTTGTGTCTGAAGAGAGGAAAAGTTTAATAGGAATTGATGGTACCCACATGTACCTGGAGCTAACAGAGAGATCAAAGGATACTAAAAGAGATCTAGTTTTAGGAGATACCTGCATAATGGTTGAAGCCGTAATAAAAGGGTGGATTGTCAAGCGTGTATGGGgagggttcctgtcatggctcagcagttaacaaacccaactagtatccacaaggatgtgggtttgatctctggccttgctcaatgggttaaggatccagcattgccgtgagctgtggtggtcacagacgcaactcagattctgcattgctgtggctgtggcctgggccagtggcttcagctcctattcaatccctagcctgggaacctacgtatGCCGCAGatgagcccccccccaaaaaaaagagtgtataggGAAAACTACGCAGAAGCTAATCTGCATAAAGAGACAAGAGGAAGAATTTGCCTTAAACACAAACAGGAATTaataagaaagagaacaaaatcatATCACATAGTGTCCTGGAGGCCAAAGAAGTCATTTCTTGGAGACACATAGTAAATGAGCCAAAGAGCTGataataaagaaagaattttttttttaaacaaagccataaagacttttaaaaaagaaaaggcaaatattaCGACATTTACTCATTTCAACCAGGAAGCGCCACAGGGTAGTTTACTTAGCCAAAAATGCTATAACAGATTTAAAGTCTGAGACTCATAGTTTAGAGGCCTCCAAAATAGGTACCAATAGTTATCCTAAAAGCCAATCAGGCAAGCGTTGAAGAATCCAGTTTGGGAACTCTTTTCCAATATCCAGAGATGTCTTCTCCTTCCTCACCCCAGGATGGTGCCCTTCCCATTCAGGCAGCAGCGGCCTTGCAGCATTAGCTCTGGTGTCTGTTTACAATAAAGGGCCACTTCTGACAAATTTTGCACATCCCCTGGACACTGGATGCATATCTgcagaagagataaaactatTAGGACTCCAGAAAGAAAAGCcaagggaaaagaacaaaaacaaaaacaaaaacaaaacagggaccAAAAATTAACTGCCAGTCTAGAATTCCTCTAACTCAGGGCATAGACGTGTCCTACCTTTACGTCAGATTTACTAGAAGACAGCGTTTCTGGAGCCAGGTGCCAAAACAGGGCACCAGAGAATTTCTGTACCAGATCTCATCCAGGGAAGGACCTCATCTTTGAGAATTACTATTGGAACATATTTATTATGCCCTCTCCAATGACTTCTCAATCTGCCAGCCGCGATTTGACCGGGTATAAAAGGACTGCAGGTACACAAAGATCTCATCAAGCATAACAGAACGTACAGTCCAGCCACCGCAGGGTATACGGCGTTCGTGCGTCGTGATTTTGCAGAATAACCAGAGGACTTGTTGgtagaaagaaaaacttaaaagttaCTCAAACATTGAGGAGGGAGGAGGTCAAATTTCAAAGGTCTTTGGACATCGGCAGCGCGGAGGCGCTGGGAGACAGCAGCGTGAGTACTCCGGCGTGGAGCCGTGGAGCCGACTGGGTTACGCTAGGGAGGCCCCAGGGACGAAATCCGGGCTGCGGGCTGGCAGGGGAGAGGCCAAGAGGGGAGAGCCGAGGGCCGGCGAGCAACTCTGTTTCAACCCAGCCTCTAATTTGCTTCAGTACCTCGGGTAACGCCAAAGCCCTTGGCACGCTCAGAACGAGGAGCAGGGCTGCAGCCCGGGGCACCAAGCTCGAGGGACTGCGGAAACCGGGACGGGCCATTTTCTGCTCCCTCCGTCCTTCTCAGCTGATCGCGAGACTTGAGCGTgtggccccgcccccaccgcctcTGGCCCTTCCCGGGGGTGTGGCTAGTTGAGCGGTCCGTCGGCCCGGCCAGTCAGCCGGCTCGGCCAGTCCGCCGGCTGGGGGTTGCCGTAGCGCGCGGAGGCCAGCGCTCTTCTTTGTGGGCCTTCGTCCTCCTTTGGGGGGCCAGACCGCCCCTTCTTTTCCCTGTTACATGAAGGCTCTCCCCACGACCGCTCTCTCAGCCCCGCGTTCCTCCAGCCTGGACGCCGAGGTCGCGTCGCCGCAGCGCCTTGGGGCCGATTCTTCCGCCCTCAGTAAACATGGCGGCGCggcgggggcgggcagggggcggGACCCTGCTGTCACCCGGCCAGGCGCGGCGGGACCGGCCCGGACCCTCCTGCGGAGACCCGGCAGGTGGGCGGGACGAGGGCGGGCCGCAAGGGGCTGGGCCGGAGCATAGAGGCTCAGGAGAGTGGcgtagggaggggaggggcgggagaGAAGGGGCGGGATGAGTCGGCCCCGAGCGTGGTGGCCCGGGAAGATCGGAGGTGCCCCGGGCGAGGTGGTAGTGGTCCCGCCGCCTCGCCtgtggaggggaggagagaagctAGAAAGTAAAGAGGGTAAGGGAGATGGAGGAGCGAAGGGCTAAGGGCAAACCCCCTGGGAGGAGAGGAGCCTGGGGACACCCGAGGCACGCTTTTTCACCTCCGTCCTGAAACCACGCGGTGTCTGGTGCCCTGGCAGGGAGATAGGGGAAGGCGAGATGCTTCCCTAATTCCTCATCTTCTTTGTTtgccagaaaaaaagagtgatgcAGAACTCGGGAAGAACCACGGGACCTTCTTAGCCTTGGCTGGGCGGCGGAGGTAAGGGTAAGACGAGTGCTGTACCTGGTTGGCCCTGGGGCCTTGACTGAAGGGCACCGAGAGTGAGAGCGAGCCGTGTGCTGGGAGGGACTGAGTGTTGGCTTTGGTTAGGGCCATCAGGAGTTCATCAAAGCTAACCAACGCTTATCTTAAGGAGCCAGGCTTCCCTTCCACCTAGCCCCAGGTGTCAGGAAGCTTCTGAAAGGATTTCCTCTCAGAGGGCTGGCACATTTTCTAAGGCTTTTGTAGTTACTAGGATTTTAATGAGGACCCTAAAGCTTTTCAGACCTTGAAGAATTCTAGGCACGAGGTCAAATTTTGAAGCCCTAGGAAGGTTGGTCCCAAAGTGGCCCCTTTGCCTTTTGTAGGAGTCAAAGCCATCCAGTTTGTGAccagggggggggggggcatggttAAGGTGGTGAAAATTGAGTCTCTTTCTCGTCTGTGTATGTTAGACTTTTTAAAAGGGTCCCACAGGCAGCTTCTTGTGCCCTATGTGCCAGTTTTAGTGGAAAAACCCGTCTCTTCCTTTtggcttcccttctctttcttcagcCATCTAAGAGTGTTCTCTGTATCTCATGCAAATAGAATTCTCAGGAAGCCCTGCCGCTTTACCCCAACAGTGGAGGATCTCCGTTTCTGTGCTTCTGTTTTCCAGTCTGTCCTGGGACCTTCCTTCCTTGCTCCAAACACCTGCCCAGCCACATCATTAACTCTTGCCCTCTACGTGTTGTTATTTGCCCACAGCAGAGATCTCTCACTCTCTGGTACTTTCCATCACCTTTATCACAGTGGTAAAAACTTGCCAAAGAATGAGAAATCTCCAGGTGTTGCAATGTACAAAGGCTCAGGGCATCTTTAGGTTAAATCGAGTGGCCTGTTGGGAACATTGTTCTTGGGACTCACGTTTGTGACTCAGAGTAGAACATGTGATCCAAGAGCTGCCAACTCTGATTTCCTCTCATCATCAGCTCCAAGAGGTTCAGAGTTCAGGCTTGGTCTGTGTGAAGCCATATCTTGCCAGCCAGGCAATGTCTGCCCAAGAACACAGTGTAGGAGAGCGGGAAGCCAGCTAGGCTGATCTTTCTCCTAGTGGGCAGGAGCAGAAGACATGGTTTACATGAATCTGTCTCTAGAATAGCTGAAATCTAAACTTTGTGCCAGGAATGACTGAGGACAGTGAACACTGCTGCAGTCCCAgttctgggaggagggagggagggactccCGGTGGATCACCTGTCACAGGTACAGACAGCACAGTTTTTCTCCCTTGTTCTGTATCACGCTGTGGAACCCTTGAGAACTAGAGCGTTTTCCTAAAACGTGCACAACCTGAGACATGGTGTTTTGAAAGTGATAGGCATGGTTACTGCTTTAGTATCGGTACTGCTTATAAAGTATGTAGCACACTGCTGGATTACAGAGCAGGTGTTCAAAACACATTAGCTGTCATCATGTGAGGAGGTCTAAATTCATGGGCCTCAATGTCTTTGTCAGTAAATGAGTTGTAATAGTGATCTCGTAAGATTCCTataagtttttgggtttttttgtctttttgctatttcttgagccgctcccacggcatatggaggttcccaggctaggcgtcgaatcagagctgtagctaccggcctacgccagagccacagcaacgcaggatccgagccgcgtctgcgacctacaccacagctcacggcaatgccggatcatcaacccaatctctaaccctaaccctaaccctaacccactgagcaagggcagggaccgaacccgcaccctcatggttcctagttggattcgttaaccactgcgccacgatgggaactccagattcctaTGAGTTTTGAGCTGCTATGATCTGGTCCTTGTCCTGAGGATAAGGGTATTTTCTTTGAGGGTTAGTATTTCTTGGACAGGAGTCAGAAAAGCAAACTTCCTGTCTGCTCTCAGCAGCTCCTTTCCAGGTGCCCCTCGCCCACAGCGCCAAGTGTGACTCCTAATCCACCTAGGAATGCTGTTGACCGTGAGCTCCCTGCTCCCCATTCTGGAGCCTCTAGAGCTGAGCTGGGGTTTGGGGGCTGGAGGGTGATAGGGCCATTTGGATCACAGTGATTGGTTCCCTGAAGGGGCCAGAACAAATAGCTGCTGagcttccctccacccccagttCCTCATCTCCCTTATAGACCGACCC
It encodes the following:
- the ATRAID gene encoding LOW QUALITY PROTEIN: all-trans retinoic acid-induced differentiation factor (The sequence of the model RefSeq protein was modified relative to this genomic sequence to represent the inferred CDS: inserted 1 base in 1 codon); translated protein: MARPGFRSPSSLVPRAAALLLVLSVPRALALPEICIQCPGDVQNLSEVALYCKQTPELMLQGRCCLNGKGTILGLDLQNCSLKDPGPDFAQAHTAVIIDLQANPFEGDWANTFRGFTQLQTLILPQGVNCPGGINAWDVVTFYITNQTCQGQXNLCNSTGDPETCPENGSCAPDGPGLLQCVCADGFHGYKCMRQGSFSLLMFFGILGSTTLSISILLWGTQRRKAKAS